From Methanosarcina lacustris Z-7289, one genomic window encodes:
- the tsaA gene encoding tRNA (N6-threonylcarbamoyladenosine(37)-N6)-methyltransferase TrmO yields the protein MNENTENIPIKVEFTPIGYVENDYLEPGYNEEIYQKVSKIILRKDLVEGLYRVEELEKLYILFYFSKSEGYKLIHRRRYDGEMSGVFASRSPFRPNGIGLTIVELLKVEGNVLHVKGLDAIDGTPVLDIKPYLKDIEETKEELTD from the coding sequence ATGAATGAAAATACGGAGAATATCCCCATAAAAGTCGAGTTTACCCCTATAGGATACGTTGAGAATGACTACCTTGAACCGGGGTATAATGAAGAAATCTACCAGAAGGTTTCAAAAATCATTCTGAGAAAAGACCTGGTAGAGGGGCTTTACAGAGTAGAAGAGCTTGAAAAACTGTATATCCTCTTTTATTTCAGTAAATCAGAAGGATATAAACTAATCCACCGCCGCCGCTATGATGGGGAGATGTCCGGAGTTTTTGCAAGCAGAAGCCCATTCCGCCCTAATGGGATAGGGCTTACCATTGTAGAACTTTTAAAAGTAGAAGGCAATGTCCTCCATGTAAAAGGCCTTGATGCCATCGACGGGACACCTGTGCTGGATATAAAGCCTTATCTAAAAGACATTGAAGAAACGAAAGAAGAACTTACAGACTGA
- a CDS encoding FmdE family protein, translating to MCPGISIGYRVAMLAAERFKDRSKDEELVAVVENRSCAVDAIQAINGCTCGKGNLIFKEHGKHVYTFFRRGDKKALRISLKPDVLPQDEKHTALFAKLRAGTASPEEAEEFRVSHAAKSQRVLEMPEEELFRVSEVEIEPPEKAIIYPTLICSKCGEGFMEPLGRVKNGEIVCIPCFEAKDE from the coding sequence ATCTGTCCGGGCATTTCCATAGGGTACAGAGTAGCTATGCTGGCTGCAGAACGTTTCAAAGACAGAAGCAAAGATGAAGAACTTGTTGCAGTTGTGGAAAACAGGTCATGTGCAGTGGATGCGATTCAGGCAATCAACGGCTGCACCTGCGGAAAAGGAAATCTAATCTTTAAAGAACACGGAAAACACGTATATACATTTTTCAGGAGAGGGGATAAGAAAGCCCTGAGAATTTCCCTGAAACCCGACGTTCTCCCCCAGGACGAAAAACACACTGCGCTCTTCGCAAAACTGAGAGCAGGCACTGCAAGCCCTGAAGAGGCAGAGGAATTCAGGGTATCCCACGCAGCAAAAAGTCAGAGAGTTCTGGAAATGCCGGAAGAGGAACTTTTCCGTGTAAGTGAAGTGGAAATCGAGCCTCCGGAAAAAGCCATAATCTATCCTACCCTGATATGCAGCAAGTGTGGAGAAGGCTTTATGGAACCCCTGGGAAGAGTGAAAAACGGAGAAATTGTCTGCATCCCCTGTTTTGAGGCAAAGGATGAATGA